A single window of Nocardioides kongjuensis DNA harbors:
- a CDS encoding crotonase/enoyl-CoA hydratase family protein, producing MSTHVSCTVTDGIAHVRLDRPDKLNALTLDILDDLVATAHALRRDKTLRAVVVSGEGDAFCAGLDFASVLRNPAGVAKAFVPRPLRGTNTFQEAPWAFRRIPVPVIAAVHGHCLGGGLQIALAADFRIATPDSRWSVLEGKWGLIPDMSGIQALKELVGIDQAKLLTMTAEVFDGSRAHELGLVTRLDNDPLAGALRLAEELSQKSPDALAAAKRLFNDTWTASPRRTFARERIEQAYLLAARNTKAAREAAFKKADAVYGPRGR from the coding sequence ATGAGCACCCACGTCAGCTGCACGGTCACCGACGGCATCGCCCACGTCCGGCTGGACCGTCCCGACAAGCTCAACGCGCTGACCCTCGACATCCTCGACGACCTCGTCGCCACCGCGCACGCGCTGCGCCGCGACAAGACGCTGCGCGCCGTCGTGGTCTCCGGCGAGGGGGACGCGTTCTGCGCCGGCCTCGACTTCGCGTCGGTGCTGCGCAACCCGGCCGGCGTCGCGAAGGCGTTCGTCCCGCGCCCGCTGCGCGGCACCAACACCTTCCAGGAGGCCCCGTGGGCCTTCCGCCGGATCCCCGTCCCCGTGATCGCCGCGGTCCACGGTCACTGCCTCGGCGGCGGCCTGCAGATCGCGCTCGCCGCCGACTTCCGCATCGCCACCCCCGACTCCCGCTGGTCCGTGCTCGAGGGCAAGTGGGGCCTGATCCCCGACATGTCCGGCATCCAGGCCCTCAAGGAGCTGGTCGGCATCGACCAGGCCAAGCTGCTCACCATGACCGCCGAGGTCTTCGACGGCTCGCGCGCCCACGAGCTCGGCCTGGTCACCCGCCTCGACAACGACCCGCTCGCCGGCGCGCTGCGCCTGGCCGAGGAGCTCTCGCAGAAGTCCCCCGACGCACTCGCCGCCGCCAAGCGGCTCTTCAACGACACGTGGACCGCCTCGCCGCGTCGCACCTTCGCGCGGGAGCGGATCGAGCAGGCCTACCTCCTCGCCGCCCGCAACACGAAGGCCGCCCGCGAGGCCGCGTTCAAGAAGGCCGACGCGGTCTACGGCCCCCGCGGTCGCTGA
- a CDS encoding DUF1294 domain-containing protein, translated as MVIERTDVLLGLAAAYVVLSLVALVLYRADKRAAQRGEWRTRESTLHLVALLGGWPGALAGRRLFRHKTRKQPFVAVLWLTVATNCAGSLVLLLAAPYGLGSISG; from the coding sequence GTGGTCATCGAACGCACGGACGTCCTGCTCGGCCTCGCTGCGGCGTACGTCGTCCTCAGCCTGGTCGCTCTCGTCCTCTACCGCGCCGACAAGCGCGCCGCCCAGCGCGGCGAGTGGCGCACCCGCGAGTCGACGCTGCACCTCGTCGCGCTCCTCGGCGGCTGGCCGGGCGCTCTCGCGGGCCGCCGCCTGTTCCGCCACAAGACCCGCAAGCAGCCGTTCGTCGCCGTGCTCTGGCTGACCGTCGCCACCAACTGCGCCGGCTCCCTGGTCCTGCTGCTGGCCGCGCCGTACGGCCTCGGCAGCATCTCCGGCTGA
- a CDS encoding glycosyltransferase codes for MNRIGNRLVARGLVEPGALDDALERQKVEGGYLGELLLDAGALSRQALHHGLAEQWGMVWRDLDREPPDPVLLARTEIDRCLELGWLPCEVTDDAVVVATTVQPGPDLLLEIEEEFPGLSVRLVACTRRDLDHVAAGVRRRGASHVPRVATRQRRWLRPCARTGVLAVGLVYLMTSALVVPPGLLSSLMALTGAVFLAAVMVQCGAAIRAARTAVLVASDRDVDEAGGPGPGGAGDLLLPVYSVVVVVPDDETVLARTLADLATLDYPRFRLDVVLVVPDSGQEAVRRSAPPDWVRVVPVPQEVAADRVRAFDEGLAYARGRYVVAYDVDDVPVPAQLRQAVAVFESDLEACLAGRQRHPVLMRLDVTDHVWRHRHSLASLADRFESVLGLDRAQPSDRERSDTRSEWTSSHFNTRVLRRLGGWSAMTPGSAVARSLPTGLLHSTTSHRRPRGLLAAFRRRVLVAGGLLDAAAARVALAVRAPAEGAARPRSGAIVLGLAGPALLLAYPLALVAATAFVVRAGEMDAATAWAGAGGVVALVVGQAVAVSTAARLVAPRHGRRAAVQAVALPVLGVVASVAAWHALLVVLSSRRAGWSGSPTA; via the coding sequence ATGAACCGGATCGGCAACCGGCTGGTTGCGCGCGGGCTCGTCGAGCCAGGTGCGCTGGACGACGCGCTCGAGCGGCAGAAGGTCGAGGGTGGCTACCTCGGGGAGTTGCTCCTCGACGCCGGAGCGCTCAGCCGCCAGGCGCTCCACCACGGACTGGCCGAGCAGTGGGGGATGGTCTGGCGTGACCTCGACCGCGAGCCGCCGGATCCGGTGTTGCTCGCCCGGACGGAGATCGACCGGTGCCTGGAGCTGGGGTGGCTCCCCTGCGAGGTCACCGATGACGCCGTGGTGGTCGCGACGACTGTCCAGCCCGGCCCGGACCTGCTCCTCGAGATCGAGGAGGAGTTTCCCGGTCTGTCGGTCCGGCTCGTCGCCTGCACGCGCCGCGACCTCGACCACGTCGCGGCCGGCGTGCGCCGCCGTGGTGCGTCACACGTCCCCCGAGTCGCCACGCGGCAGCGGCGGTGGCTGCGGCCGTGCGCCCGGACCGGCGTGCTGGCTGTCGGACTCGTCTACCTGATGACCTCGGCCCTGGTCGTCCCGCCGGGCCTCCTGAGCTCCCTGATGGCCCTCACCGGTGCGGTCTTCCTCGCAGCCGTGATGGTGCAGTGCGGCGCGGCGATCAGGGCTGCGAGGACTGCCGTGCTGGTGGCCTCCGACCGAGATGTCGACGAGGCCGGTGGTCCCGGACCGGGGGGCGCCGGCGACCTGTTGCTCCCGGTGTACAGCGTCGTCGTCGTGGTGCCGGACGACGAGACCGTCCTCGCCCGCACCCTCGCCGACCTGGCGACGCTCGACTACCCGCGGTTCCGGCTGGACGTCGTGCTCGTGGTGCCCGACAGCGGCCAGGAGGCCGTCCGTCGCTCGGCACCCCCGGACTGGGTGCGCGTGGTCCCCGTGCCGCAGGAGGTGGCGGCGGACCGCGTCCGGGCCTTCGACGAGGGACTGGCGTACGCGCGCGGACGGTACGTCGTCGCCTACGACGTCGACGACGTTCCCGTGCCGGCGCAGCTCCGACAGGCCGTGGCCGTGTTCGAGTCCGACCTCGAGGCCTGCCTGGCCGGTCGCCAGCGACACCCGGTCCTCATGAGGCTCGACGTCACCGACCACGTGTGGCGACACCGACACTCGCTCGCGAGCCTCGCCGACCGGTTCGAGTCCGTGCTGGGGCTCGACCGAGCCCAGCCGTCGGACCGGGAACGGTCCGACACCCGGTCGGAGTGGACGTCGAGCCACTTCAACACGCGCGTGCTGCGCCGACTCGGAGGCTGGTCCGCGATGACTCCGGGCAGCGCCGTCGCGCGGTCGCTGCCCACCGGCCTGCTGCACTCGACGACCTCCCACCGACGGCCGCGCGGGCTGCTCGCCGCCTTCCGCCGACGGGTGCTGGTGGCCGGCGGCCTCCTCGATGCCGCCGCGGCGAGGGTGGCCCTGGCCGTCCGGGCGCCAGCAGAGGGAGCCGCGCGCCCCCGCTCCGGTGCGATCGTGCTCGGCCTGGCCGGGCCGGCTCTCCTGCTGGCCTATCCCCTTGCGCTCGTCGCCGCGACGGCCTTCGTCGTGCGCGCGGGTGAGATGGACGCGGCGACCGCCTGGGCCGGTGCCGGAGGTGTCGTCGCTCTCGTCGTCGGACAGGCGGTGGCTGTCTCGACGGCCGCCCGCCTCGTCGCGCCGCGGCACGGTCGGCGCGCCGCCGTGCAGGCCGTAGCGCTGCCCGTGCTGGGAGTCGTCGCCTCCGTGGCTGCATGGCACGCGCTGCTCGTCGTGCTGTCGAGCCGCCGCGCCGGCTGGTCGGGGTCGCCGACGGCCTGA
- a CDS encoding EAL domain-containing protein, with the protein MTGDSALRARLALTTETIAWGVLYAGAMLVGRLSRVDTELALVWPAAGVSVVWFLRAGAGRRRGLAVAVLGAVTGTVNWVTGVEPLGSWLFAGVNVVHGLVGVAVLGRLAGWRTARPMASLSDVAALLCASTASAGVSAFLGGVVAAARFGTEVWDGIGLIGARNGISTFVVASALLAVPRLRASGSRAHRAGSAVLVLTVLAGSLALVLVRWPVAFALIPLTVAAALRCGPAVTSVIAAAQGVLVVVATRAGHGPFSLIPRVEPRILEAQALILVLALVGAVVALALQERSEALVASRRDRDRLQAHMDAALVANAHVVATGSTSPEVLDVNGAMMALTGRSRAQLVGTDPCTWLTDASASLLAAGVDELASGAHTGWRGELQLADAWGSAWVDAALSAVGATGHPARPELSLQMVDMTVQKAAEERLATIALHDELTGLPNRVLWADRLKVALAEAERSRFVVGVLYVDVDHFKEVNDRHGHDVGDDLLREIAHRLSSVVRPHDTVARIGGDEFVVLCPRLQTTADGLGLAARIQQVMVAPVQAGTWRLTPTVSVGVTFAEGDEDPRVVLRRADTALYTAKDRGRARFEVYRPDLEAELERSAQVLDRLNEAYRDGELRVHYQPVVDAGARRVVALEALLRWEHPERGTLSPDAFLDVLESSDLIHGVGALVLRQACDDAVELLVRGHRLAVHVNISARELARLGLRGDVERILAETGMPAELLVLEITETRLVAVNGSLLRDLRALRALGVRVAVDDFGTGYSALTQLVELPVDVIKLDKGFVSEIATSARARAVSAGVQAMAAGLGVVTVAEGVETEQQAEELAALGFGLLQGFLFGQPRSMVDWLEELAAGRGGPWELRSGTHGGGRG; encoded by the coding sequence GTGACCGGTGACTCCGCGCTGCGTGCGCGCCTTGCGCTGACCACGGAGACGATCGCCTGGGGCGTGCTGTACGCCGGCGCGATGCTGGTCGGACGTCTCAGCCGGGTGGACACCGAGCTCGCCCTGGTGTGGCCCGCGGCGGGGGTGTCGGTGGTGTGGTTCCTGCGCGCCGGCGCCGGGCGCCGACGTGGGCTGGCGGTCGCGGTGCTCGGCGCGGTGACCGGGACGGTCAACTGGGTGACCGGCGTGGAGCCACTCGGTTCGTGGCTCTTCGCCGGCGTCAACGTTGTCCACGGCCTGGTCGGTGTTGCCGTGCTCGGCAGGCTGGCCGGATGGCGCACCGCGCGCCCGATGGCCTCGCTCTCCGACGTCGCGGCACTGCTGTGTGCGTCGACGGCGAGCGCGGGGGTGAGTGCCTTCCTGGGCGGTGTGGTCGCCGCGGCGCGGTTCGGTACCGAGGTCTGGGACGGGATCGGCCTGATCGGTGCGCGCAACGGCATCAGCACCTTCGTGGTCGCGTCCGCATTGCTGGCCGTCCCCCGGCTCCGCGCCAGCGGCAGCCGTGCGCACCGGGCCGGTTCCGCGGTCCTCGTGCTGACCGTGCTCGCCGGATCGCTCGCGCTGGTCCTGGTGCGGTGGCCGGTCGCGTTCGCGTTGATCCCGCTGACCGTGGCGGCGGCGCTGCGGTGCGGGCCCGCCGTGACCAGCGTCATCGCGGCAGCCCAGGGCGTGCTCGTCGTCGTTGCCACGCGCGCCGGCCACGGGCCGTTCTCGCTGATCCCGCGGGTTGAACCGCGTATCCTGGAGGCCCAGGCCCTCATCCTCGTCCTCGCCCTCGTCGGAGCCGTGGTGGCTCTCGCCCTTCAGGAGCGGTCCGAAGCCCTCGTCGCGAGTCGTCGCGACCGAGACCGGCTCCAGGCCCACATGGACGCCGCCCTGGTCGCCAACGCGCACGTCGTGGCCACCGGCTCGACGTCCCCCGAGGTCTTGGACGTGAACGGCGCGATGATGGCGTTGACCGGTCGGAGCCGCGCGCAGCTGGTGGGGACGGACCCGTGCACCTGGCTGACGGACGCGTCGGCATCGCTGCTCGCGGCGGGAGTCGACGAGCTCGCCTCCGGTGCGCACACCGGCTGGCGCGGCGAGCTCCAGCTCGCCGACGCCTGGGGTTCGGCCTGGGTCGACGCGGCGCTGTCCGCGGTCGGGGCGACCGGGCACCCGGCCCGGCCTGAGCTCAGCCTGCAGATGGTCGACATGACGGTCCAGAAGGCGGCCGAGGAGCGGTTGGCGACGATCGCGCTGCACGATGAGCTGACGGGGCTGCCCAACCGGGTCCTGTGGGCGGACCGGCTGAAGGTCGCCCTCGCCGAGGCGGAGCGCAGCAGGTTCGTCGTCGGCGTCCTGTACGTCGACGTGGATCACTTCAAGGAGGTCAACGACCGTCACGGCCACGACGTGGGCGACGACCTGCTGCGCGAGATCGCACACCGCCTCTCGAGCGTGGTGCGTCCGCACGACACGGTGGCTCGCATCGGCGGGGACGAGTTCGTCGTGCTGTGCCCCCGCCTGCAGACCACCGCCGACGGGCTCGGTCTCGCCGCCCGCATCCAGCAGGTGATGGTGGCCCCGGTGCAGGCCGGGACCTGGCGGCTCACGCCGACGGTGAGCGTGGGTGTCACCTTCGCTGAGGGCGACGAGGATCCTCGGGTGGTCCTGCGGCGCGCCGACACCGCCCTGTACACCGCGAAGGACCGCGGCCGCGCCAGGTTCGAGGTCTACCGCCCCGACCTGGAGGCCGAGCTCGAGCGGTCCGCGCAGGTGCTCGACCGTCTCAACGAGGCCTACCGCGACGGGGAGCTGCGGGTGCACTACCAGCCCGTCGTCGACGCGGGGGCGCGACGGGTCGTCGCCCTCGAGGCCCTGCTTCGCTGGGAGCACCCCGAACGAGGCACCCTCTCCCCGGACGCGTTCTTGGACGTGCTCGAGTCGAGCGACCTGATCCACGGCGTGGGAGCGCTCGTGCTGCGTCAGGCCTGTGACGACGCCGTCGAGCTGCTCGTGCGCGGACATCGCCTGGCCGTGCACGTCAACATCAGCGCACGAGAACTGGCTCGTCTGGGTCTGAGGGGCGATGTCGAGCGGATCCTGGCCGAGACCGGCATGCCGGCCGAGCTCCTGGTCCTGGAGATCACCGAGACCCGTCTGGTCGCGGTGAACGGGTCCCTGCTGCGCGACCTGCGGGCCTTGCGGGCTCTCGGCGTGCGTGTGGCCGTCGACGACTTCGGCACGGGGTACAGCGCGCTGACCCAGCTCGTCGAGCTGCCGGTGGACGTCATCAAGCTGGACAAGGGCTTCGTCAGCGAGATCGCCACCAGTGCGCGCGCCCGCGCGGTGAGCGCCGGTGTCCAGGCCATGGCGGCAGGTCTCGGGGTCGTCACCGTGGCGGAGGGCGTCGAGACGGAGCAACAGGCCGAGGAGCTGGCAGCGCTGGGGTTCGGGCTCTTGCAGGGATTCCTCTTCGGACAGCCGCGTTCGATGGTTGACTGGCTGGAGGAGCTGGCCGCCGGGAGGGGTGGCCCGTGGGAGTTGCGATCCGGGACGCACGGAGGGGGCCGTGGATGA
- a CDS encoding DivIVA domain-containing protein: protein MTDDGANRYFPERHPHVLATLIRESRFRPVRFVTGYDMREVDDLLDRLVDALSAGRPVRPLVASATFATTRLREGYSQVDVDTLLAEVARRAEA from the coding sequence GTGACGGACGACGGGGCGAACCGCTACTTCCCGGAGCGCCACCCCCACGTCCTGGCGACGCTGATCCGGGAGTCCCGGTTCAGGCCGGTGCGCTTCGTGACCGGCTACGACATGCGCGAGGTCGACGACCTCCTCGACCGGCTCGTGGACGCGCTGTCCGCGGGCCGACCGGTCCGACCGCTCGTCGCGTCCGCCACCTTCGCCACCACCCGTCTGCGGGAGGGCTACAGCCAGGTGGACGTCGACACCCTCCTGGCCGAGGTCGCCCGCCGCGCCGAGGCCTGA